The following proteins are encoded in a genomic region of Streptococcus cristatus AS 1.3089:
- a CDS encoding GNAT family N-acetyltransferase, with amino-acid sequence MMIEIRKEYPSEYHEVENLVREAFWNVYRPGCAEHLILHQFRQHPNYLENLSKVILVDGQLAGQIMFSKAQLRHEQTGQVKEIATFGPFAILPVFQKQGFGEKLAQAAIRQAREEGFSHIVLFGNPAYYPKYGFVTASDYGIYLDGQDKEEILDFVMALDLQRDGSVTRENGPWLYRDPEGYEVDEAELEVFDRKFPPKKKEKLPGQLG; translated from the coding sequence ATGATGATTGAAATTCGCAAGGAATATCCTTCAGAATACCATGAGGTTGAAAATCTAGTTAGAGAGGCCTTTTGGAATGTCTATCGGCCGGGTTGTGCGGAACATCTGATTTTGCACCAATTTCGTCAGCATCCAAACTATTTAGAAAACCTATCCAAAGTTATTTTGGTAGATGGTCAACTTGCAGGGCAGATTATGTTTAGCAAAGCCCAGCTTCGCCATGAGCAGACTGGACAGGTCAAGGAAATTGCTACCTTTGGTCCTTTTGCTATCCTACCAGTTTTTCAAAAGCAAGGTTTTGGAGAAAAATTAGCTCAGGCAGCTATCCGTCAGGCGAGGGAGGAAGGTTTTTCCCATATCGTTCTCTTCGGCAATCCAGCCTACTATCCCAAATACGGTTTTGTGACGGCTAGTGATTATGGTATTTATCTGGACGGTCAGGACAAGGAGGAGATTTTGGATTTTGTCATGGCGCTGGACCTCCAGAGGGACGGCAGTGTGACTCGGGAAAATGGACCTTGGCTCTATCGAGATCCAGAAGGTTATGAAGTAGATGAAGCGGAGCTGGAAGTGTTTGACCGCAAATTCCCACCCAAGAAGAAGGAAAAACTGCCGGGACAGCTGGGCTAG
- a CDS encoding EVE domain-containing protein translates to MTRFWIGVVSKEHVLRGVEGGFCQVCHGKKAPLNRMEKGDYLLYYSPKYQLNGQEKLQAFTAVGKILDDTAYQVEMFEGFVPFRRDVSYYQPVKDCPIEQVRPHPEWRQYASQLRYGHFEVSKEFFLYVFEQMKEE, encoded by the coding sequence ATCAAAAGAACATGTACTAAGAGGTGTAGAAGGTGGATTTTGCCAAGTCTGTCATGGAAAAAAAGCACCATTGAACCGAATGGAAAAGGGGGACTACCTTCTGTACTACAGCCCCAAGTATCAGCTGAATGGTCAGGAAAAATTGCAGGCCTTTACAGCAGTTGGTAAGATTCTAGATGACACTGCCTACCAAGTAGAGATGTTCGAAGGCTTTGTCCCATTTCGGCGAGATGTCAGCTACTACCAACCTGTCAAAGACTGCCCAATCGAGCAGGTACGGCCACATCCCGAATGGCGCCAGTATGCTTCTCAACTACGTTATGGACATTTTGAAGTTTCGAAAGAATTTTTTCTCTATGTCTTTGAACAGATGAAGGAAGAATAG